One genomic region from Bufo bufo chromosome 3, aBufBuf1.1, whole genome shotgun sequence encodes:
- the RAI2 gene encoding retinoic acid-induced protein 2 — MEELYKETPDLQMDLNGNPSTIPNKLENGVTQLITAEAWNINPSGLMKKTLSPLVTLPTAPVHSPSSDSQSGVALKVAATVLQPICLGDSPVVLPVHWQVAGGTPPQMNTSSSTPYVITTQGPVPLPVLLEQHVFQQLNSPLVLPQGCPGPTIQNHLFPGTTASTVGQPQILDQKMSSPVQEAVLPPVFQTPGFSAVLQDLFPPPSLGTPSPCHSSPDINPIPPPVFSSPLAPLVPPATLLVPYPVIVPLPVPLPIPIPIPVPQTEKDGKGNVDLPKSTVEILKSCKATQTTQEKEETKPFEYTAKTEFPQFHRHSVIKINNENEALDLSMKTEPLVDNDTSAEVLQEDGVLDLSVPVHKRCASTSTQVGTSASSMSQCDLVGPSTGKSFPATTLNSSLVHNELTQKQDNRVICTNTAEVLRQPKWVSEPSGRVSYEPKMSNNIELVSSSQTAKVIVSVKDAVPAIFCGKIKGLSGVSTKNFSFKRDLPQDSMMQSYDMKSQTEVRENADALRKQVKNRGMKIKKVNSQEIHILPIKKQRLAAFFPRK, encoded by the coding sequence ATGGAAGAACTCTATAAAGAAACACCAGATCTGCAAATGGACTTGAATGGCAATCCCTCCACTATCCCAAACAAACTGGAGAATGGGGTCACACAGCTGATTACTGCAGAAGCCTGGAATATTAATCCATCTGGTCTAATGAAAAAAACACTCTCCCCTCTTGTTACTCTGCCGACTGCCCCTGTCCATAGCCCCTCATCTGATTCCCAGAGTGGGGTAGCACTGAAAGTGGCTGCAACTGTTCTTCAACCTATTTGCTTGGGAGACAGCCCTGTTGTACTGCCGGTACATTGGCAGGTTGCAGGTGGCACACCACCTCAAATGAACACAAGCAGCAGCACAccctatgttataacaacacaagGTCCTGTACCACTGCCTGTACTTTTGGAGCagcatgtttttcagcagttgaACTCTCCATTGGTGTTGCCTCAAGGATGCCCTGGCCCCACCATCCAGAACCACCTTTTCCCAGGAACGACTGCTTCTACTGTTGGTCAGCCACAAATATTAGACCAGAAAATGTCCAGTCCTGTACAGGAAGCTGTACTTCCTCCAGTTTTTCAAACACCAGGCTTTTCAGCTGTTCTACAGGATTTATTTCCTCCCCCAAGTTTAGGCACACCCTCTCCTTGTCATTCATCTCCAGATATAAACCCCATTCCCCCTCCAGTCTTCAGTTCCCCTTTAGCTCCTTTAGTTCCACCAGCGACCCTCCTGGTTCCATATCCTGTCATTGTTCCCCTACCAGTGCCTCTGCCTATACCAATCCCAATCCCAGTGCCACAGACTGAAAAGGACGGTAAGGGAAATGTGGACCTTCCTAAATCTACAGTAGAAATCCTGAAGAGTTGCAAAGCTACCCAAACTACCCAAGAGAAAGAAGAAACTAAACCTTTTGAATACACAGCAAAAACAGAATTTCCACAGTTTCATCGACACTCtgtcattaaaataaataatgaaaatgaAGCGCTTGATCTTTCCATGAAAACTGAGCCACTGGTTGACAATGATACAAGTGCTGAGGTTCTCCAGGAGGATGGTGTTTTAGATCTCTCAGTCCCTGTACACAAGAGATGTGCAAGCACTAGTACTCAAGTTGGCACATCTGCATCAAGTATGTCACAGTGTGACCTTGTAGGTCCTTCCACAGGTAAAAGCTTCCCTGCTACAACCTTGAACTCTTCCTTAGTCCATAATGAACTGACACAGAAACAGGACAACAGAGTCATCTGCACCAACACTGCTGAAGTATTGCGCCAACCAAAATGGGTTTCCGAGCCAAGCGGCAGAGTGAGTTATGAGCCGAAAATGTCCAACAACATTGAGCTGGTGAGCAGTTCCCAAACAGCAAAGGTCATTGTTTCTGTGAAAGATGCCGTTCCTGCCATATTTTGTGGCAAAATAAAAGGACTTTCTGGCGTTTCAACAAAAAACTTTTCCTTTAAGAGAGATTTGCCCCAGGACTCTATGATGCAGAGCTACGATATGAAGAGTCAGACAGAGGTGAGAGAGAATGCCGATGCTTTACGAAAGCAAGTGAAGAACAGAGGCATGAAGATAAAGAAAGTAAATTCCCAAGAGATACATATCCTTCCAATCAAAAAGCAGAGACTGGCAGCTTTTTTCCCTAGAAAATAG